A genomic window from Prunus persica cultivar Lovell chromosome G2, Prunus_persica_NCBIv2, whole genome shotgun sequence includes:
- the LOC18787649 gene encoding probable protein S-acyltransferase 15: MKCERFLSIPIFMVFLLIGVVCYVTLFIFIEDWVGLKSSAGSLNALIFISLASLCLFSFFCCVLIDPGYVPASYVPDIEDSEASDQELKKNGISSRRCDKCSTYKPPRAHHCRVCRRCVLRMDHHCLWINNCVGYWNYKAFFMLVLYATLGCLYSTVMIIYCASYKDLEYSGSGGLKVFYVMSGLMMASLSIMLGTLLGWHVYLIIHNMTTIEYYEGIRASWLARKSGQSYRHPYNLSFYKNIISVLGPNMPKWLWPTAVSHLKDGLIFPTPRDNS; this comes from the exons atgAAGTGCGAAAGATTCCTTTCAATTCCAATCTTTATGGTGTTTCTGTTAATTGGTGTTGTGTGTTACGTCACGCTTTTCATCTTCATTGAAGATTGGGTTGGGTTGAAGAGCTCTGCTGGTTCTTTGAACGCtttgattttcatttccttggcctctctctgcctcttctctttcttttgttgtgtTCTCATTGACCCAGGTTATGTTCCAGCTTCCTATGTCCCTGATATTGAAGACAGTGAGGCATCTGATCAAGAACTCAAGAAAAAT GGCATATCATCCAGGCGCTGTGACAAGTGTTCTACATACAAACCTCCCAGGGCTCATCATTGCCGGGTCTGCAGAAGGTGTGTTTTAAGGATG GATCATCACTGTCTGTGGATCAATAACTGTGTTGGTTATTGGAACTACAAGGCCTTTTTTATGCTTGTCTTGTATGCAACACTAGGATGCTTGTATTCTACA GTTATGATTATATATTGTGCATCTTATAAGGACTTGGAATACAGTGGAAGTGGTGGCCTCAAGGTTTTTTAT GTTATGTCTGGACTAATGATGGCTTCCTTGAGCATAATGCTTGGAACTCTTTTGGGCTGGCACGTCTACCTCATCATCCACAATATGACGACTATAGAG TATTATGAAGGAATTCGGGCATCGTGGTTGGCTAGGAAATCTGGCCAGAGCTACAGACATCCATACAATCTTAGTTTCTACAAAAACATTATttcg GTCTTGGGTCCAAACATGCCGAAATGGTTATGGCCCACTGCAGTAAGCCATCTAAAAGATGGACTTATCTTCCCTACTCCGCGTGATAATTCATGA